From Lepeophtheirus salmonis unplaced genomic scaffold, UVic_Lsal_1.4 unplaced_scaffold_9509_pilon, whole genome shotgun sequence, a single genomic window includes:
- the LOC121128581 gene encoding uncharacterized protein: MDNKDQLIRSLPRRAHPYMYNDESKSVHGYRQRKLPVTDNPLYVSTLRPQFRSEPSFAHIPGPPYEHYYNNEAYELPSSNFWPNSLEGDLYDEEPSFIKSFEKVRTPGNSYYFKKGSRLRGRKRKKHRRGKPSGFNTHSTRKPVTLHTTKSSLIVSTLPPRRTPAIKFLGTTPLNIVIRNRAHPLHVTTPLPLPQMKKTRPIRFEKLEELPNTSNLTQEINDLNDVQTKEQEEDESVTLKHVEKLLIALLDHQQNRSRIMAETLLLPPTTPVPIRGRRVHPFIRNIKRNPVVRGAFGVLNTKAKGLGNVFFPTRRPRANQMEEETKDVKMEEESSSDVETLEDIRRNLSFN; the protein is encoded by the coding sequence TATCGTCaaagaaaattgccagttacaGACAACCCCCTTTATGTCTCAACTTTAAGGCCTCAATTTAGATCTGAGCCCAGCTTTGCCCATATACCCGGTCCTCCTTACGAGCATTATTACAATAATGAGGCATATGAGCTTCCATCCTCGAATTTTTGGCCGAATTCTCTAGAAGGAGACCTATACGACGAAGAGCCTTCATTTATCAAATCATTTGAAAAGGTTAGAACTCCCGGTAATAGTTACtactttaaaaaaggaagtcgattaagaggaagaaaaaggaagaagcATAGAAGGGGAAAGCCTTCTGGATTCAATACTCACTCAACTAGAAAACCTGTTACATTGCATACAACGAAAAGTTCTCTTATTGTTTCTACTCTTCCTCCAAGACGTACTCCTGCTATTAAATTCTTAGGTACAACTCCATTGAACATTGTCATAAGGAATCGAGCTCACCCTCTTCATGTTACAACTCCCTTGCCATTAcctcaaatgaaaaaaacacgACCAATTCGATTTGAGAAATTAGAAGAACTCCCTAATACTTCTAATTTAACTCAAGAAATCAATGATTTAAATGATGTCCAGACCAAAGAACAGGAAGAAGATGAGTCTGTTACTCTAAAGCACGTCGAAAAACTACTCATTGCACTCTTAGACCATCAACAAAACAGATCAAGAATCATGGCAGAGACTCTTCTTCTCCCCCCTACAACTCCTGTACCAATTCGAGGAAGAAGAGTACATCCTTTTATCCGGAACATAAAGCGCAACCCGGTTGTAAGAGGGGCATTCGGGGTCTTAAATACAAAAGCTAAAGGTCtgggaaatgtattttttccaaCACGACGACCGCGAGCAAATCAAATGGAAGAGGAGACTaaggatgtcaaaatggaagaGGAATCTTCTTCAGATGTAGAAACACTTGAGGATATTCGTCGAAATCTTAGCTTTAACTAA